The genomic region gattgtatgtttgggctttcttttcttacaaccctagtcatataaaaggattattttaaaggttaTAAAAggagacacaagttgcacaagtgttgagcaaagtttgttcatgcaaattgtgatcggagacaaaatttgccctatttcatctttcttgtgaagaagctgctgcatttgtgcactgtagggttttgtgaccaaggagcttatcgatcttcatcgtgtgatgcactgaagaactttgcagctaacaaccttctctagttggtgattgaagtcgcatactgggatctgTGTAATTGGTTAGCCACATACTgagagtcgtgcattgaaaggagagattgccactatagaacaagtccaattgggtattagagtaagggttcaattgtaggttggtagaaggtactgagattcctttacttgtaactgcttgttgtgataatagtgaattctcgggagtggtgaccttaaaatcacctggtgaggtttttgcctcggaggttttccccattcataaacaaatcactgtgtcaatttatgTTTCGTtgcatactttagttaattggtgatttttttgtgctatcacacgtttgcatgttaatttgattaattaataaacttggttaattaatcaattaattcatcacgaggggtcaatacattcttggcctatcactaTTCATTTTctctactacaccattttgttggggagttCCAAGTgtagtcaattgggatacagtcccattttgagttaattaatccttgaaatccccaagaaggtattcgccacctcgatcaaatcgaatgacctttatgcatttacctaattgattctcaacttcagccctactctttgaatttttcaaaggcttcagacTTCCGTCTTATTAGGTATATATAACCATATCTTAAGTAATCATctgtaaaagtgatgaagtactcataacctccttttgcttgggttgacataggaccacatacatccgtatgaactaattcaaacaactcttgggctcttcgaccttttgcattaaaaggtcttTTGGTCATTCtaccctccaaacaagattttACAATCTATAAATTCATCAAACTCGAATGGatctaagagtccatctttgatctgtctttgaattctatttgaattaatatgacccaaatgcaagtgccaaagatatgcatcattagtagaaggaaaatttctttttaatgattttacatgtgagttattatctaattcagacttatataattcatgcttattaggagttaaaatataaagatcatcaacaatattgctagaacagataaacactttattcttctttattacaacattgtcttttaggataacataatatccatgtttacctaaataagttatagaaattaaattcctacgaacattaggtacatacaaataGTCTTTCAATATGAAAACTCTAGAACCAAAAcacaattaggagttattttagaatatattttcttgtctgtcaagttttatggagcccttaaataggcccttaagtttgtaaacgtttttcatataatattattgaataaaattcagaaaaggtgaggctttgctctcttttggttcttcaagaactgtgaacttatcaaggattcttccttgtggcgttcaaactttatacctttggttcgtgattctttataatcattgggtcaaggtcaacttatacctttggttcgcgttttcaattataaacgttgggtcagggtttctatcataaatctgatttttagctttcctgggttaaatattccaatatttttgttgggtctcaaagcgtgtcgattgaggttcgcatcatttctCCTGTTGGAGTCTTCACAGTCATTCTATAAGCCCGAAGAACACCTGGCAATTCATCTGGCCATACTCCCTTTGCCCCTTCAAGCCGGGACTTGATGATTTTTAGCAatgatcggtttgctacttctgcttggcCATTTGCttgtgggtgggagggtgaggaatagtgattcttgattccaaattgCTCACAAAAGTCTTTAAAAGGTGTGTTGTCGAATTGTCGTCCATTGTCAGATACTAGTACAATAGGTACCTCGAACCTGCATACAATGTTCTttcaaacaaagtttttaacattttgctgAGTAATTTTTGCTTGAGGTTCGGtctccacccacttggtaaagtagtcaatctctattaccaaaaatttcatctgTCTAGTTCCTAGTGGGAAGGGACCTagtatatccagtccccactgtgcaaagggccatgggccatcattggggtctggtactccgaGGGCTATCTAGGTACGTTGTTGAAGCgttgacactggtcacacaccttgacataagccttatgatgaggacacaatttactgtttaattattgtaatttattatttttggtatttttatgtaaaaacgttattttaggtttaggtgatttaattccttgtttttaggtgcatttaatgctttttaggtcaaatttgattccagatatggtaaggtatcaattaggagtttttttagaatatattttcttgtctgtcaagttttatgaagcccttaaataggccttatgcttgtaaacgtttttcatagaatattgttgaataaaattcagaaaatgtgaggctttgctctcttttggttcttcaagaactgtgaacttatcaagaattcttccttgtggcgttcaaactttatacctttggttcgtgattctttataatcattaggtcaaggtcaatttatacctttggttcgcgtttcgattataaacgttgggtcagggtttctatcataaatctgatttttagctttcctgggttaaatattccaatatttttgttgggtcttaaagcgtgtcgattgaggttcgcatcatttggtatcagagcacaggttttaaaattagttttctatccttttatcttttatttcctgttatcatccaaaaaaaaaaaaaaaaaaagagatggtaattattgagaacattgtggaagattcaattgaggttaattatgaggatgagtccacaactcacaatcctctagtctcaattgatttgttgaagatgactattcaatttgttgattttcttggagtagaaaattttaattttattatcaaccctttgttgattgatgttgcaaataaattgaaagtagatgagaagaaattttctgctacactttatgaaggattcaagtttcataacaggatcaagtcattaaagcattcgaagtatttgtttatttggagtggaagatttcagatttcaaagatgaactcgaagacgagtttgtttcaagtggaggggtctgatgaggacacaatttactgtttaattattgtaatttattatttttggtatttttatgtaaaaacgttattttaggtttaggtgatttaattccttgtttttaggtgcatttaatgctttttaggtcaaatttgattccagatatggtaaggtatcaattaggagttattttagaatatattttcttgtctgtcaagttttatgaagcccttaaataggccttatgcttgtaaacgtttttcatagaatattgttgaataaaattcagaaaaggtgaggctttgctctcttttggttcttcaagaactgtgaacttatcaaggattcttccttgtggcgttcaaactttatacctttggttcgtgattctttataatcattgggtcaaggtcaatttatacctttggttcgcgtttcgattataaacgttgggtcaggctttctatcataaatctgatttttagctttcttgggttaaatattccaatatttttgttgggtctcaaagcgtgtcgattgaggttcgcatcaccttagcatctgcttgaatagttggccagtagtagcctgcacggacgaccttatggactagCGATCTCGCTCCCAAGTGAttcccacatgctccttcatggacTTCTCTCAGTACATAGTTTGACTAGTCTGGAGCTAGGCACCTTAGGTAGGGCTGAGAGAAGCCTCATTTGTATAGTACTTCAActatgaggacgtacttggcagccctgaccctcaacttcctAACCTCGTCTttgtcttctagaagccttccGTCCTtgagatagattattattggactcattcaattttcttctcctcctatctgctgtatctCTAGAaggtctatgctcggcatgtattgGATTTTGTCATACTCGTCCATAATTCCTCCTGCCGAAGCTGGTTTCGCCAAAGCATCTGCTTCCATTTTGTCCTCTCTTGGGATTTAAACAAAACTGGCTTCTTTAAACCTCTGGACGAGCCGCTTCACTTTGTTgagatatttcttcattcacTCTTCCTTGGCTTCACATATtccattcacttggttaataacCAATTGAGAGTCTCCTTTAACTACTACTGACTCCCTTAAAAACTTAGCCAATTCTAGCCCTTTAAGAAGAGCTTCATATTCAGATTCGTTGTTGGTGATTTGGTATTGTAGACGGGCTGCGTATTCCAACTTATCCCCTTCAGGGGActttagtatgactccaatccctcctgcgtATAGCGTGGACGATCCatctacattgataacccaccttTGAGCTCCTACCTCTTTGTCCAACTCGTCCTGACTGGgggtgaactccgcaatgaaatctgccaatGCTTAAGCTTTTATCGCACTCCTTGGTTAGTACCCGGcatcaaactcactaagctCTACCGCCCATTGGATTAGTCATCatgcagcttccaacttgttcattgccttctttagggGATGATTAGTTAGAACGTTGAtaacatgagcttgaaaataatgtctcagctttcTAGAAGCCATGACCAAAGCAAAAGCTAGCAAACAacattatcaaaataattttgtgagAAAATAGATATCATTTTGGTGTCTTTTTATTTGCTTTACTTTCATGCTCGAGAATGACTTAGAAAGCCCTTAAAATGTTTGGTTACTTTATTTTCCATCTCTTCTTTGCTTTAAGGTGTAATATTAGgttcttttcattttcactAGCATTGGAAGTGTTGGGTTATAAATCGATCTCAGTTAATTAACCAATTATCCAAGTTAGTTAATTAGTTTAGTTACATCCAAGATTCAATTAAGTATATAACCAAATCGCCAATCTAAAGTTTAGTGCAGTAGAAAATGAATTGACACTACAAAATGTTACAATGGGGACAACTTTTGCAAGAAAATCCTCAATGGGTGATTATTTACGTCACTACTTCTAAAGAATCCACTAACAAGAATTGAGGTTTGATGAACTAGTAACAACTCAATACAAAACCCTAGGCACATGTCgcaacaatttcacaatatgCGTGTGTTCTAGAATCCTAATGCACAAATTCCAAGATAAACCAAGTTATTGGGGGCTGAAACAGAAATTACTGTTTAGTTTTAGTGAAGCTCAATAAATTGAAAGGTGTTGAGCTAGGTATTGAGtttcattaaatctcaatagatcgaTAAGTGTCACAGTCTCGTTGTTAGTAGCTTTTCTAACAAAACTGACAAAAAAATGCTCTATCTACAATATGCAtacatttagcatttttaataCAATATAGGTAAAAAGGTGTCTGGGAATGGAAATAATAATGTTCTCTCAATGATTCATGATGTCTTTGGTTTTGTAGCATGTTGGAATgaataatttctttcttttttattgaatagtTGCACTTTCAATAATCTTTAACTATCaataacctctctctctctctctctttctctctctctctgaactCGGCATTAGTTCTCACAAATTCTTTATTGTACATTATCCTCACACATCACCCATTTCACATTTTAAATGTggacattaataaaaaaatgtgaccATCACAAATGAAATTATGGACATTTCGCGAACAGAATGTATATTAATGAGTGCAAGAGAATAAATACCGTCagcaatatatatatgcatgaaaTAAATGTGCATGAAACTGATTAGAACATATAACTGTGTCTTGAAGTGCTCCTTCTATACATCAGAGTAGAAATCCAATCCCTGAGGCCTGTGAATAAGTTTCAAACGCCAGTCATTATCTCCTTGGTCGCTAAACTGCTGTTGTTCCAATCACTCTCGTAGTACCACGTGTGTGGAGAAGGCGAAGTAAGAAGCGGCCACAGCAGATTCCTCTGTTTTCTTACTTTCCGAACAGCCATCTTTGAACGTTGCCTTAAAACCCCATTCACAGCCTTCAGATAGTTGCTTGAGTCGTGGTCTCTGCAGACTGTACCTTCTGAGCCATAGGCTGTTGGATCGCCTAGGGTCTCTAGTGGATGTGGACTATTGAGAAAGGCTCTAAGGGCACTTGTATAGTACCCAATCTGGGTCTTGTCCAATACATATAGAGCACTGCCTGGTGGGAGTAATGTGTGTGCAGGTGATGACTTCTCATCAGGTTGAAGAATGAATAGTTTGCAGAGTATAATACTATAATAGTTTCTGCATAAAATATGGCCATAAGAAAAAGTTAGTGAAAAATCTTGTGATAATATTggttaaataataaatttattattttttaataatttagacTTTTAGGACAAATGGTAATTTATCAAGATATTTGACACTATTTTCTAATGACTTGAGCTCTgcttcaaatttattaaatagcattaaattatcaaaatccaGGTGTTTTTCCATGCCTGGTAAGTAATATGAATTTAAGCAATGTGGAGGGTTAAGATAAGAAAGGATCAATCAAGGCTACAAAAACACtaaatgatgaagaaaaagatgataCTTACATTTTTCATTAAACAAGAATGTGAGCGAAAGGATCCATTTAAACGCTTCAACAGTAAAGCAACATGATCAGGGTAGTTGCAAGAGAAGGCTCTAGGGACAAATATCTCTATGCATCATCACACAATGAATTTTGCTCTCATCCAAACCCAACTCATCAAGCAAGTTCTGGCCTCCACAGAACACAAATGGCTAGCCGAAAGTGACAACTGGCCGTAGATGGGAGGGCTTGACAACCTTTCTGGTCAGTAGCATCAAGTTGACTAAAAGAGAAAGACTACCCCCAAGAGAGTGTCCAGTAAATTGAAGTTTTGCACGATCCCCATATTTTTTCATATGTCCTATTATTTCTGGCATGTATTGCtcaattattttctttgcagCTTCATAAATTCCTCTATGAACAAGCACATCTGTACCCTGCAATCAAGGCAGGTAAATCAATGGTTCTGTTTCATTGTATGGTACATGTATTCACTAAATGGAGAAGATCGTTACCTCAAATTTAGTTGGTTCAAAGAAAAGGTTTGCTTGCCAAGATGCTAAAGAGTCGGATCCCTGCAACTCAAAAAATAAGTCTTCTTCCTCAGATCCTAAGCAAGACAcataaataaatggaaaatcCCTGGCCTACAGATCGTCATGTGATCAACGGCTAAAGTTGGAATTACCTGAATCACAAAGCAGCGAGTATAAGTGCTTAAATCATCACAGACAAACCATTCACAAGCTAATGAATGGAGTGACTGAAGGTCCCTTGCTGCCTCCAGCTTTTCCCTCTCTCCAGCAGCAACCACTGCCGTCATTGTTGAAGCTGCCATGTAAGCGGCCACCTCTGACTTATATAATCGTGTTGAAATCTCTCCCTCCTCTTGTGGTTGGCTTTCGGTTTTGAATGAAGCCTCACCATCACCCTCCTTCGATTCAGGGCCTGGGCAAAAAAGGCCCTTGGGGCGAAATTGGACATAAGATGCAGGTGAGGCAGCAATCTCGTAAGCAACAGATGGGTGGATAGGACATTTCTTCTCAAAATCCACAGCTTTCTGTGAACTGGAATGAATATCTATTGAGGCAATTTTGGGTACTCTAGTGGAGTCCTCATCCAGCTTGGCTTTAATAACAGCGGCCTCTGCTTTCTTCTTCAGTGAAGATGTTACAAATTGTAGGccataatattttttcaaatcctTGGCCTGCATATTAGTAGGATGAAGTTCTTATTTGTACTCAAAAAGTATTTGATtgatcaatataaaaatttggTTAAGATACAGCATTATAAGTAATTAAAATATCAAGGACATGTTTTAAAAGGATGCAGAATAACATACCTCGATCTCTGGTATCACATAAGCCATGTTGCTCAAAAACGCCAATTTAGAGAATAGCTTGGTATCAGACCATGGTACTCGGACCAAAAGTCTTGAGAATGATTCACGATACTTCTTCTTCTGCACTATAATCAACTGTACAATAATCACAATCACCAATGTCATCTCCTTCACAAGCCTCATCTTTATCCACACTCTCCTTCTGCTGCCTATCCCTCCAATGACTTCTTAATTCCAACAGCCTCTCCACCCAATTCGATCTCTTTCTTTCCTCTCCTTCACTACTACGCACCAAGTTATCCTCTATATTCATATCTTTCTCAACTACATCCATGCCCTTACTAGTCTCCGGGTCAAACAAGAATGATCGAACTGAATTTCGAATAATGGAGCCAGATAATTGAAATGGGAAAATTCCCATTGAGCGACTGTTCTTTTGTTCTGGTTGTGTTGCTGTGGCTTGAATACGGTTTACAGAATAAAAAAGGTGGTTATCAGAGTAGGACCTCTGGATACTAGTGGCTCTATTATGAAGGTCCTTGCTAGAGAGTGAGCGGTGAAGACCATTGTGCTCCTTGAAGATGtcttttgttgttgtggtaGCTGGAGATGTTGGAATGGTCACCGTTGTGCATACCATGACTTGTACGCTATTGGTTTTGCAGAATCCTAGCAAAATTCTTAGTAGTGAACGGTCTTCTTAGTTCTTACACTTGGGATGGCCTGAAATATTATCAAAATCTATTATTGAAGAATGAAAGGGTCTAGGACTCAAAACATTGGGTTTTTGGTGGAGTTTTTGAAACAAATTAACTTGGAGCATGGACCTTATAGTTATAAGGACACTATAGGGAACTATCACCCCTTGTTAACAACGAGAATGCCTGTGTCCCTATTGGACCAAAAACAATCACATTAGATGCCAACATTTGCTTGTGTCAACTTTTCCGTCAAAGTTAAACACTGTCTCTAGCCTCTAGGCTACAGACAAGGgtttttcaattatttcattttctaattAGCTCAGACATGGAGTAGTCATGTTTTTCCCAAAAGAAGACAGTTATATTTGATATCATAGTCCATTACCTCAGTTCTTTACCATGAACTTATCACCAAAAAACATAAATGCCAATGTTTGACGATTATAACAAATGTTCTTAccttttcatcaaaaaaaaaaatgttcttccTATTACTATGACTTTTGACCCATAGAACTAAAAATGTGTGAACAGTGAACACCACATGCCATGGATATCAGCGTTGTTAAATTCAATACAACCACCTTCAAAGACTCTAGACTGATTATTCATTAATTTAATCCACTTGGCTAGAGCACTAGCAACGAGGGAtgtaaaaaaatacttattttaagTCTTCAaacactactttatttattttaccaacTCATCTAACAATAAACTCAacatctcaatttttatttttacatacaatctaataaaataatataaattatttaataaaaaaataaatagtaagaagaaagagagtgtGTGAGAGAttaaaaaagtagttttttcttTACAACCTCATGAATAGTAAGGTTGCATAAATATGCAACCTTACTATAGCTAGGATGAATAAATTTTTGGCTTTACATACCTGGATGGAGCGTGCTTTTAAGGGTCTAGTTGCTAAAATATCAACTTGAGGGTTTTTACACCCCAGTGCTAGTGCTAGTGCTCTTACAAAAGAGATAAAATAGTAATGAGCAACgaaattacaaaaattgaatttatccCTGTTGtttcaaattacaataataatataatagtaacttaatttttgttctttcatttttccctctcttatcaaatacatatgaagtaaaacaaaaatattttatttcctcccaatttcctatcattttctattttccatCCACATTTTTCCATCTTCAAAATCTTAGTTCGATATTgtttactcaataaaaatttgGGTAAAATTTCTAGTCTATACTCTTCCATTTTTCTATCTCTCatcaaacacaaagaaaacaaaatattttcttttctcccacttttctatcattctttattttccatCAACATTTTTCCATTTCAAAATCTTTACTCTATACTATCTACtcaataaaaattgtgtaaaattctattttgtactCTTCCATTTTTTCATcctttatcaaaaagaaaaataataatattttattttctctcacttttctatcattcaatattttccatccacttcaaaatctcaatttc from Castanea sativa cultivar Marrone di Chiusa Pesio chromosome 11, ASM4071231v1 harbors:
- the LOC142616334 gene encoding LOW QUALITY PROTEIN: phospholipase A1 PLIP1, chloroplastic (The sequence of the model RefSeq protein was modified relative to this genomic sequence to represent the inferred CDS: inserted 2 bases in 1 codon; deleted 1 base in 1 codon; substituted 1 base at 1 genomic stop codon), whose product is MVCTTVTIPTSPATTTTKDIFKEHNGLHRSLSSKDLHNRATSIQRSYSDNHLFYSVNRIQATATQPEQKNSRSMGIFPFQLSGSIIRNSVRSFLFDPETSKGMDVVEKDMNIEDNLVRSSEGEERKRSNWVERLLELRSHWRDRQQKESVDKDEACEGDDIGDCDYCTVDYSAEEEXYRESFSRLLVRVPWSDTKLFSKLAFLSNMAYVIPEIEAKDLKKYYGLQFVTSSLKKKAEAAVIKAKLDEDSTRVPKIASIDIHSSSQKAVDFEKKCPIHPSVAYEIAASPASYVQSQEEGEISTRLYKSEVAAYMAASTMTAVVAAGEREKLEAARDLQSLHSLACEWFVCDDLSTYTRCFVIQGSDSLASWQANLFFEPTKFEGTDVLVHRGIYEAAKKIIEQYMPEIIGHMKKYGDRAKLQFTGHSLGGSLSLLVNLMLLTRKVVKPSHLRPVVTFGXPFVFCGGQNLLDELGLDESKIHCVMMHRDIVPRAFSCNYPDHVALLLKRLNGSFRSHSCLMKNVSIIFFFIIYIILCKLFILQPDEKSSPAHTLLPPGSALYVLDKTQIGYYTSALRAFLNSPHPLETLGDPTAYGSEGTVCRDHDSSNYLKAVNGVLRQRSKMAVRKVRKQRNLLWPLLTSPSPHTWYYESDWNNSSLATKEIMTGV